A genomic window from Nicotiana sylvestris chromosome 11, ASM39365v2, whole genome shotgun sequence includes:
- the LOC104214997 gene encoding uncharacterized protein has translation MHYLLCSAKLAVKKGIAEGEIESYFTKLSDCIILSLLEALHEVVLNISTVTQRLPDVLWKGNEATAEICAFMLGELDDCLQICQPLLSEGQLRKIVDEVKHVGTESTNRKRKLKERAKSEDFDAEEDELLSEEKEQEGKILVHVGLVLTTLIETFKAAFLPFFDELMSSYLIPMWGKEMTVQERCTPFFIFDHLLEECPEVALKYSDEFLPLLLDASNDESPAVRQCALYGLVLYAEYGGYDFKPVVKEAISRINVVILHFRAREPENESAFDNAVYALGKTFQFHWENIDSSA, from the exons ATGCACTACCTGTTGTGTTCTGCTAAACTGGCTGTTAAGAAAGGGATTGCGGAAGGTGAAATTGAGTCATATTTCACAAAGTTGTCAGACTGTATAATACTGTCTCTGCTAGAAGCTTTGCATGAGGTTGTCCTTAACATTAgtactgttacgcaacgccttcctgatgttctttggaagggcaac GAGGCTACGGCAGAAATATGTGCATTCATGTTGGGTGAATTGGATGATTGCTTGCAG ATATGTCAACCACTTCTTAGTGAAGGTCAGCTTCGTAAAATAGTGGATGAGGTAAAGCATGTTGGAACAGAAAGTACAAATAGAAAGAGAAAACTCAAAGAGAGAGCAAAATCAGAAGACTTTGATGCTGAGGAAGATGAATTGCTGAGCGAGGAAAAAGAGCAAGAAGGAAAGATTTTGGTCCAT GTTGGTCTAGTATTAACTACGTTGATCGAAACATTCAAGGCTGCTTTCTTGCCTTTCTTTGACGAGCTCATGTCATCATACTTAATTCCTATGTGG GGCAAAGAAATGACAGTTCAAGAGAGATGCACACCATTTTTTATCTTTGATCATCTTCTGGAGGAGTGCCCTGAAGTGGCTCTAAA GTACTCTGATGAATTTCTTCCTTTGCTTTTGGATGCGAGTAATGACGAAAGTCCAGCAGTTAGACAG TGTGCTCTTTATGGACTTGTGCTTTATGCCGAATATGGTGGTTATGATTTCAAACCTGTTGTTAAAG AGGCTATTTCAAGGATCAATGTAGTGATATTGCACTTTCGGGCTCGTGAACCTGAGAATGAAAGTGCATTTGATAATGCTGTTTATGCTCTTGGTAAGACTTTTCAGTTT